From one Mesoplodon densirostris isolate mMesDen1 chromosome 19, mMesDen1 primary haplotype, whole genome shotgun sequence genomic stretch:
- the PPP1R14A gene encoding protein phosphatase 1 regulatory subunit 14A, whose translation MAAQRLGRRVLSKLQAPSRARGPGGSPGGLQKRHARVTVKYDRRELQRRLDVEKWIDGRLEELYCGREVDMPDEVNIDELLELESEEERSRKIQGLLKSCTNPTEDFVQELLVKLRGLHKQPGLRQPSPSGDGSLSPLQDRALTARP comes from the exons ATGGCAGCTCAGCGGCTGGGCAGGCGGGTGCTGAGCAAGCTGCAGGCTCCATCGCGGGCCCGGGGACCGGGAGGCAGCCCCGGGGGGCTGCAGAAGCGACACGCGCGTGTCACCGTCAAGTATGACCGGCGGGAGCTGCAGCGGCGGCTGGACGTGGAGAAGTGGATCGACGGGCGCTTGGAGGAGCTGTATTGCGGCAGG GAGGTAGACATGCCCGATGAGGTCAACATCGATGAATTGTTGGAATTAGAGAGTGAAGAGGAGAGAAGCCGGAAAATCCAG GGACTCCTAAAGTCGTGCACAAACCCCACAGAG GACTTCGTCCAGGAGCTGCTGGTGAAGCTGCGAGGCCTCCACAAGCAGCCAGGCCTCCGCCAGCCCAGCCCCTCTGGTGACGGCAGCCTGAGCCCCCTCCAGGACCGAGCCCTGACCGCGCGGCCCTGA